From Tripterygium wilfordii isolate XIE 37 chromosome 16, ASM1340144v1, whole genome shotgun sequence, one genomic window encodes:
- the LOC119981294 gene encoding probable auxin efflux carrier component 1c, whose protein sequence is MITLSDFYHVMTAMVPLYVAMILAYGSVKWWKIFTPDQCSGINRFVALFAVPLLSFHFISSNNPYTMNFRFIAADTLQKIIVLAVLAVWSNISKRGCLEWAITLFSVSTLPNTLVMGIPLLKGMYGEESGSLMVQIVVLQCIIWYTLMLFLFEYRGARMLIGEQFPDTAGSIVSIHVDSDIMSLDGRHPLETEAEIKEDGKLHVTVRKSNASKSDIFSRRSQGLSSNTPRPSNLTNAEIYSLQSSRNPTPRGSSFNHTDFYSMMAAGRNSNFGSADVYGLSASRGPTPRPSNFEDENGVGNKARYHYQAQSGTTQYPAPNPGMFSPTGSKGVTAANAKKPNGQAQSQKPEEGGGRDLHMFVWSSSASPVSDVFGGGQDYAANDPKDVRLAVSPGKVGQRENNNQEDFLERDEFSFGNRGGLENNNHHEGGGEKMIDSKPKTMPPTSVMTRLILIMVWRKLIRNPNTYSSLIGLTWSLVSFKWHVEMPAIIAKSISILSDAGLGMAMFSLGLFMALQPRMIACGNSIAAFTMAVRFLTGPAVMAAASIAVGLKGVLLHIAIVQAALPQGIVPFVFAKEYNVHPDILSTGVIFGMLIALPITLVYYILLGL, encoded by the exons ATGATCACATTAAGTGATTTCTACCATGTGATGACTGCAATGGTTCCACTCTATGTGGCCATGATTTTGGCTTATGGTTCTGTGAAATGGTGGAAGATCTTCACTCCTGATCAATGTTCAGGAATCAATCGTTTTGTTGCTCTATTTGCAGTCCCTCTTCTCTCCTTCCACTTTATCTCCTCTAACAATCCTTACACCATGAACTTTCGCTTCATAGCTGCTGATACACTCCAAAAAATCATAGTCCTTGCGGTTCTTGCAGTTTGGTCCAATATAAGCAAAAGGGGTTGCTTAGAATGGGCTATTACTCTGTTTTCGGTATCAACTCTCCCAAACACTCTTGTTATGGGTATTCCTTTGCTTAAAGGGATGTATGGTGAAGAATCTGGGAGTTTAATGGTTCAAATAGTTGTTCTTCAATGTATCATTtggtacactttgatgttgTTCTTGTTTGAATACAGAGGAGCTAGAATGCTTATTGGAGAGCAATTCCCTGACACTGCTGGGTCTATTGTTTCCATCCATGTTGATTCTGATATCATGTCACTTGATGGAAGACACCCTTTGGAAACTGAAGCTGAAATCAAAGAAGATGGGAAGCTCCATGTCACTGTGAGAAAATCCAATGCTTCAAAATCAGATATCTTCTCAAGAAGGTCACAAGGACTTTCGTCGAACACCCCGAGGCCATCAAATCTGACCAATGCAGAGATATACTCTCTGCAATCATCGAGAAACCCAACTCCCAGAGGGTCTAGTTTCAACCACACTGACTTCTACTCCATGATGGCTGCCGGCCGGAACTCTAATTTCGGTTCTGCAGATGTTTATGGCCTATCTGCGTCCCGTGGTCCGACGCCAAGACCGTCCAATTTTGAGGATGAAAATGGGGTGGGTAACAAGGCAAGATACCATTACCAGGCACAAAGTGGTACGACCCAATACCCGGCTCCGAACCCAGGAATGTTTTCTCCTACTGGGTCCAAAGGTGTGACTGCTGCTAATGCAAAAAAGCCAAATGGACAAGCTCAAAGCCAGAAACCAGAAGAAGGAGGTGGTAGGGATCTTCATATGTTTGTTTGGAGCTCAAGTGCTTCTCCTGTATCAGATGTTTTTGGTGGAGGTCAAGACTATGCTGCCAATGACCCAAAAGATGTAAGATTGGCTGTTTCACCAGGAAAAG TTGGTCAAAGAGAGAACAATAATCAGGAGGATTTCTTGGAAAGAGATGAATTCAGCTTTGGAAATAGAGGAGGATTAGAGAACAATAACCATcatgaaggaggaggagagaaaatgATTGATAGCAAGCCCAAAACCATGCCTCCAACAAGTGTAATGACAAGGCTAATACTGATCATGGTTTGGAGGAAACTTATCAGAAATCCCAACACTTACTCCAGCTTAATTGGCCTAACCTGGTCCCTAGTCTCATTCAA GTGGCATGTAGAGATGCCTGCCATTATAGCAAAGTCCATTTCAATACTGTCAGATGCAGGTCTTGGCATGGCCATGTTCAGTCTTG GTCTGTTCATGGCTTTGCAACCAAGGATGATAGCTTGTGGGAATTCCATTGCTGCCTTTACAATGGCTGTGAGATTCCTTACAGGTCCAGCTGTTATGGCAGCTGCTTCTATTGCTGTTGGTCTAAAGGGTGTTCTCTTACACATTGCCATTGTCCAG GCAGCTCTACCACAAGGAATTGTCCCCTTTGTCTTTGCTAAGGAATACAATGTACACCCAGATATTCTCAGCACAGG TGTGATATTTGGGATGCTGATTGCATTGCCTATAACTTTGGTTTACTACATTTTATTGGGTTTGTGA